The genomic window GCGATACGATCACGATCGGGAATGCCGGCATTCGGGAGTTCCGCGGCAACGCTCAGGTGAACCTCGGCTCCTCAACGACGGTCACGTTCGAGGAGGACGATCTGGAGGTCCCCTACGAGATCGGTCCCGACCGCTCGCTCGCGGACCTGCAGGTCGGCGACGCCGGCCGTGCGGTCGAGGTGCTCGTCGAGGAAGTCGAGACCAGGACGATCGACGGCCGCGACGGCGAGACGACGATCAAGTCCGGCGTCTTCGGCGACGAGTCCGGTCGGCTGCCGTTCACGGACTGGGGTAACCGCGACGACCTCGAGGAGGGAACCACCATCCGCGCGGAGAACGTCCACGTCCGGGAGTTCCGCGGCGTCCCGGAGGTCAGCCTCTCCGAGCGCGCGACCGTCCAGCCGATCGACCGGGACATCGAGGTCGGCGAAGAGGTCACCCGCCGTTCGATTCGCGAGGCCGTCGCTACCGGCGGCATCTACGACGTCGAAGTGGTCGGGAACGTCGTCGACGTCAGAGACGGCTCCGGCCTTATTGAGCGCTGCCCCGAGTGCGGTCGCGTCATCCAGAACGGCCAGTGCCGGTCCCACGGCCAGGTCGAGGGCGAGGACGACCTCCGCGTTCGCGCGATCCTCGACGACGGCACAGACACCGTGACGATCGTCCTCGGACCCGACAAGACCGAGGAGATCTACGGCGGCGGGCT from Salinarchaeum sp. Harcht-Bsk1 includes these protein-coding regions:
- a CDS encoding Single-stranded DNA binding protein; translated protein: MSLDDHAEDLASDLGVDKEEVKADLENLVEYSVPVEEAKESLRRKYGDGGGGGGSTPSVDSIAEIDTETGSVNLTARVLTIGDREISIDGERQVIREGDLADDSGKIEYTAWEDFGLEAGDTITIGNAGIREFRGNAQVNLGSSTTVTFEEDDLEVPYEIGPDRSLADLQVGDAGRAVEVLVEEVETRTIDGRDGETTIKSGVFGDESGRLPFTDWGNRDDLEEGTTIRAENVHVREFRGVPEVSLSERATVQPIDRDIEVGEEVTRRSIREAVATGGIYDVEVVGNVVDVRDGSGLIERCPECGRVIQNGQCRSHGQVEGEDDLRVRAILDDGTDTVTIVLGPDKTEEIYGGGLEKAREAARDAMDQSVVGEQIASEIVGREYRVRGHLSVDDYGATLDASEFEETGDEPADRAAELLAKVGR